ACGATGGCTACGCTTTCGCCCTCTTTTATTGAGAGAGAAATATTATCCAGCGCCTTAAAAAAGTTGTTGCCGTCGCGATAAACTTTGGTTAAATTTTTGACTTCAATTAGATTCATAGTTCTCCTTAATTTATAATCTTATCTCGAAATTTTTAATTCGTTGGAAGGCTCTTCTTGACCACTAACATTCCTTTTATGGCGTGGTTTTTTCTTCTTGGAAATATTTATGCCTTTTTCTTCGAGCAGTTTAGAAATATCTTTAAGACCATTGTTCGGCTCTTTTTGCTCAGCCGTGTTGGGGCTGATTTTTTTAGGGTTTAAGTTAGAAGAAAAATCGACTTTTCCGCCAGAAAATGCAGGCGTAATTGGTTTAATTTCCGCCTTACTTGGTCGAAGGTTTGGCCTGTTTGCGGGCTTTTGAGTTTCTTGGCGGTAAGATTCTGGTTTGCTCCAATCCCAACCACGAGCCTCAGCCATTTTTTTATTGATCATATTTTGCGGTATTGCCACGGCTGCTTCAACGATCTTTTCGGCTTCAGCGCGAGGAACGGCGTAAGTTTGCCGAGTATTTTCGACAATTTTGAATGTTTGATCATTGAAAGGCTTTGGTAGAGTCAAAGTTGTAGCAGAAAATGGTGAAGATTTCTCGCCGTTGATGATCATTGTCATTACAAAGTGTCGGTTGTTGAGACTCATCAAGTCGGAAGAGTCGAATTGAGGCTTGAATTGCTCCGCCAAAATTGGCGCATCTTCAACTGAAACTCGGAAAGATATCATCGAGCCGACATTCCCGAAGACGGCATTTCGAACGCTGTCCGTCATCTGGGACACATACTGATTGGCGACAGTCAAAGTTAAACCGTATTTACGGATTTCGGATAAAATCACAGCGAATGAATCCGTCGCAAAGTTTTGGAACTCGTCCACGTAGAGATGGAACGGACGACGATCTTCAATCCTCTCGATATCTGCGCGGGATTGTGCCGCCAATTGAATCTTGGTAACAAGGAAGGACCCCAGGATTGCCGCATTGTCCTCACCAATCAAACCCTTAGATAAGTTTACTACCAAAATTTTGCCTTCATCCATAATTTGTCGAATATTGAAAGTGGACTTTGGTTGGCCAATAATATTACGTATGATCGGGTTGGTGGTGAATGCTCCAACCTTGTTTAAGATTGGCGCAATCGCCTCATTGATTTGCTTTTCACTCCATTGGCCAAATTCGTCCCGCCAGAATTTAATTATGGCCTTATCCTCGACATATTTATCGATGGTTTCCTTTCGAAATTCCGTATCTGTTAATAAGCGCGAAATATCAAGCATTGTCGTATCTGGGCGTTCGAGCAAAGTCAAAAGACACCAGCGCAAAATATACTCGAGGCGTGGACCCCAAGAGTCGCCAAACATACGCTTCAAAACACCAATCACCTCTGATGAGATATTGGTTTTGCGCGCAGGATCGTGGACTTCTAGCGGGTTAAACCCGAGAGGAAACTCTGTGTCGCTTGGGTTGAAATACACGACATCCTTTAAGCGATGCTCTGGGATGAAGCGCAAGTTGTTTTGTGCAAAATCGCCGTGCGGATCAATAATTGCATAACCTTCATTATGAAAAATATCAGATAATGCCAAAAGTTCGAGAGCACCAGATTTACCAGTTCCTGTCTGACCTATAATATAGAGATGGCGCGAGCGATCTCGACGAAGCATTCCAAATTGGTGATTGATTCCGCGGAAATTGGTTAATCCAAAAGCAGATATATTCTCGTCAACGGTATGGTCACCTGTGAGAATTGGTAACTTTGAAGGTGGTTCAGCAGTCTTGCTTGAAGCCCAGACGATGTTGGGTGTCTCGACATTGGTGTGCGGTAAGTGCCAAACGCTGGCGAGTTCTTTTATGTTCAGAATGAATCCGCCGTCAAAAAACTCACGATTCTCGAAGTTGTCGAGATTGGAGCGATCAAAAGTTGCCCTAACCATCTTGAAGCCGTTAAGGTTGGTGCTATTGAACTGCTTAAATGTTCCTGTTAAGGCTTGGATTTGGAGACGAGCAGTAGTCTCTTCATCGCCGAGATACGCCAATCGTATTTTAACCCTATAGCCAAGTTTAGTAGCCTTTTCTTCCGCTTTAGAAACACGAGTTTTGTCGCGCTCGGAAAGTTCTTTCTTCTCGTCCTTCTTCTCGCCTGATTCTGGCGGTTTGATTAGCGCACCAAAAGCCTGCACTAGCCATTTCCAGTCTAGTTTGAAGCCCTTTTTGCCGTCTTTGACTTTTTTGATCCATTCGTCTGATTTTTTATGCCAATCATCTGCAATTGGGCGAATCAAAACTTGTGTCCAGATCTGGTCGTTAGTGCCATCTAGTTTGGCCAAAGTCCCTGTAATTCCTGCCAGCGGGTCGACTTCAAAGCCGTCAAAAGTCTTGATCGGTAAGGCCTCATCATCTGTCAACTCTAACTCTGCAGAATAAACTACTGGCTTAAGATTGGTGGCTGCAGCGTAATCATCTTTAGACTCATAAATTTGAACAGTTGGATACTGCGCATAAATCTGCCCTTCGACAAAATTCTGAAGAATTTTCGGCACCCATACATAAAACCTGATTGCGCCATTAGTTGAAACCAACTCAAAACTCAAGTGTTCTTGGACGCCCCCGTTGTTTTTTAGCTCTTGAGCGTCGCGCAATATTCCATGAAGGCTGGCGAAGAGTTGCTCCGCTGAGAGTTCTGATTTGTCGTTGGTTTTAGGGATTTCTAGCGCAAGAAGAACCGCCTCTGTATTGAGCGCTTGGATTTTATCGATTTTTTTATAATTTTGGCGCGTTAAATATGCCAAAACAAGCACAATTGGTAGCCAAACTAAAGGGTTGAATAAAAAAGTAAAAAATGCCGACATAAGTATTTTAAGTGTAGCATAAACGCAATAAAAAGTCAAGATTGGAGAAAGAAAATCAGCCGTTTTTGGGCTGATTTTTGGAAGTTATTTGGCGAGTTGATAAGTGGCTTTAGCGACTCGCTTGAATTGTTTTTTGCTTTGAAGGTTGAGAAGAACAGTTGTTTCTTTAACTTTACGCTTTTCGAGAACGCGTTTTACGATTTCATCACGGAAGAGCGGCTCGCCTGCTTCTTGGAGAACAGCCTCAATTATATCGGCGACAGTTCCCTTTTTGAATCCCCAGATATCAAGTGCGTAAATCCCGCGGCCGATTAAGACAAAGCGCTTGTCTTTGATGAGTTCATTGTGGATGGCTTGAGTGGTGACTTCTTTCCTGGAGAAGTTGCTTGCCTGGATTTTTTCAGCAATTTCTGAGAAGTGCATAGGCTTCTTTTCCTCGCCCAAAACTACAAAAATCTTGTCACGGATATTTTTTGGGTTGACTTCTGGCCACTTTTCAAGACCCCATTTTCCGCCCAAAGTTGCAAGAAGTTTACTGATTGAAGCCATTGCGTTTATCTGGCTTGGGTGCTCATAGGCGAGTTTGCTATCCAGGTCATCCAAAGTGATTGGACTTTTTTGTTTTTTAATGATATTGACAATTTCATCTATAGATGCTTTAATTTTGCGCTCATCACCGTAATCTGCATTGGCGATTGCTGCGTGATATTTGTCGTTTTCTGGAACAAAGATTAGTTTGGCGCTGACTTCGCTCAAGAAAATCAAAACTGCGCTATCTGCTTTTTCATTTTCGAAGAATATATCTGTTAGTTGCTTAACTTTGATGATTCGGCCGTTTTCTGCCAAAATTCGAATAATCGCTTTTTCGATTTCTGCTAGACCTTCAATAACTCCCTTTTCTGCTGCGATTTTGAGCCTGATTAGTGCCGCTTTCTCCAACTGTCGAACGCGCTCACGAGTGATATTTAGTCGCTCGCCGATCTGTTCGAGAGTTTCTTTTTTGCCATTCAAACCAAATCGGCTCGAAATAATTTCTTGCTCGCGCGGATTGTCCACTACTTCCAGCGCGACTTTCAAAACATTTTTGATGAGTTGCGATTTTTTCTCCATTTTCTTCCTCAAATTTGTTAAATTATTATTCTAAATTTGTATTATTTTATAATAATACAACCCCTTTGTCAATATCTTTTTGTCTCTCTTTCTTAATTATTATACCACAAAATTGTCGAAAACAACAAAAAATGTGATTAAAATTTATTTTTTTCGAAATTGTGGTTTGATGATTGTGCTTCTGGTTAAAATGTTGGGAGGAATTTAAGCAAAAATCAACAAAAACCGCCCTCGAAATGAGAGCGATTTACAATTATTTTTTTGAAGCGGTTGACTTTTTCTTGGTTGAGGTTTTCTTTGCTGTGGATTTTTTTGCCGTTGTCTTCTTGGTTGTTGTGCGAGATTTTTTGTCTGGCGCGGCTGTCAAAAGCGCGCGCGCTTGCTCGTGAGTGATCTCGCTTGGCGTTTGGTCTTTTGGTATTTTTACATTTTTAGTGCCATCGGTAATATATGGGCCAAAACGACCATTGATAATCTTGATTCCGTCGCCAAAATCAGCGATATTTTTGTTGGCTTCTGCCTTTAATTTTTCTTCGTAAAGCATTCTCGCCTCTTCTTCTGTAATTTCGAAAGGAGAAAGTGGCTTGATGCTTACAAAAAGTTTGCCAACTTGAATGTAGGGGCCGAAGCGACCGATATTTGCTTTGATTTCTTCTCCGGTAGAAGTTGTGCCGACTGTACGAGGCAACTGGAACATTTTGAGTGCTTCTTGGAGCGAGACGGTTTCAATTTTTAGCCCCGCGGGCATTGGCGCGAATTTGACTTCCTCGCCCTCGATCTTATTATCGCCCAACTGAATCATTGGACCGAAGCGACCAAATCGCGCAAAGACTTTTTTGCCGGTCTTGGGGTCTACACCAAGTTCTCGCGCTTGAGAAACTTGACTTCGGTCAATTCCGCCACTCTCAAGGATCAACTTATGGAACGGCTTATAGAACTCATCCAAGACAGTATTACGCTCTTCTTCACCGGTGGCAATTTTGTCGAAGTCGTTTTCGAGATTCGCCGTCCAGCCGTAGTCAACAACCTGATTGAAGTGCTCATTCAAAAAATCGCTCATTACGCCGCCGATGTGCGTTGGGACTAACTTACCTTTGGTTGAACCTGACTTTTCTTGGAGAATTTCTTTTGAAATTTCGTCGTTATCTGGTGTGATTTTTAGTTGAATCGCATCGCGGGGCTGACCTTCACTCTCGCCCTTTTCAGCATATCCGCGCACTTGAATTGTGTCGATAATTGTAGCGTAAGTTGACGGCCGTCCAATGCCAAGATCCTCGAGTTTTTTGACAAGCGAACCTTCTGTATAGCGTGCTGGTGGCCGTTGAAAAACTTCTTTTGCGATAATTTCTTGAAATGTCAATGCTTCTCCGCTATTTAAAGTTGGCAAGAATTCATCTTTCTTGCTCGAAGCATAAACTTTCAAAAATCCATCAAAGATCGCAACTTCACCCTTGGCTTCAAAAAGATAATTTTGTCCAGAAATATCCACGCTGACTACTGTTTTTTCGAGTTGTGCTGGCGCCATCTGGCTTGCGAGAGTGCGTGCGCGAATCAGGCCATAAAGTTTCTTGGCGTATTGGTCGCCCGTTGCGACTTCTTTGGCTATATTTGTTGGGCGGATGGCTTCGTGAGCCTCTTGCGCTCCGGCGGATTTTGTTTTATAAGTTCTAAAATGGTGATAATTTTCACCAAAAGTTTCTTTAATAAATGCCGCGCTCGCCGCCAAAGCCTGCGCGCTTAAATTGACGCTGTCGGTTCGCATGTATGTGATTTGACCGCTTTGGTAGAGTTTTTGCGCCGCGCTCATTGTGGTTTTGGCGGAGAAGCCAAGTCGAGCGTTGGCCTCCTGCTGAAGTGTTGAAGTCGTGAAAGGCGCGCTCGGATTGCGACTGGCTGGGCTTTTTGAGACGCTAGAAACGGTAAAATGAGCATCTTTAATCTGCGCAAGAAAATCTTGCGCTTTCTCCTCCGTGTCGAATTTTTGGTTGAGTTCTGCCTTTATAGTTTCGCCAGAGTTTGAAGCGAATTCGCCAGTGATTTTGAAAGAAGATTTGCCGTTGAAAGCGTCAATTTCTCTCTCTCGCTCAACCAGAAGTTTGACCGCAGGGCTTTGGACGCGTCCAGCAGACTTTCCGCCGGGGACCTTTTTCCAGACAACAGGAGAAAGTTCAAACCCAACGAGGCGATCGAGAATTTGGCGGGCCTGTTGCGCCTGAACCATCTTCATATCGATGGTGCGAGGGTTTTGGATGGCTTCAAGGATGGCGCTTTTGGTAATTTCATGAAAGACAATACGCTTGGTTTTGGCGATCGGCAACTTCAAAACCTCCGTGAGATGCCAAGCGATTGCTTCCCCCTCGCGGTCTTCGTCGGTTGCGAGCCAGACTTCTTCTGCCGATTTTACAGCTTTTCGAAGTTCCGCCACAGTTTTTTTCTTGGCTGAGTCAACTTCGTAAGTAGTTTTGTAGCCATTTTCAGTTTCAATAGCGTCCGCACCGGCCTTGTTTTTCTTGGCAATAGCACGAATATGCCCCACGCTCGACATCACAGTGAAGTCTTTTCCGAGGTATTTTTCGATAGTTTTAGCCTTTGCGGGGCTCTCAACGATGACTAGATTTTTCATAAATATTTATATATTAAAACAAATTCCCTCTTAAATTTCAATAGAAATTGTGCTAATGTTTTCATTTTATCACGAAAAAATAAAAAACGCCAGCTGTTGCTGACGCGGTTAGTTAAAGATGGAAGAATAATATTCTTGTTCTTCCTATTAGACCCATTTCGCAAAGAATATTCATCTTTAAGTTTACAAACTTAAAGAAAGAAGATTTATCTATTATATTGTCTTTATATTCTTCGTATAATGGCCCTGCTACTTCTTCTAGGGAGAACCTTTTTTTCTTGATAGAGAAGGTTGTTTCAGCTATCTTGATAAGCAGGGTGTGAATATCCCCCTTTGATAGGTTTATGAAGTTTTTATACATTTTCTTCCTCTTCCTAAAGTTACTAAGGCTTTTGCCTTGTATCTTGCTTTGAATTATATATCAAATCTCGGAAAATATCAACATCGTTGAAAAACTAGTTTATTTTTGATATAATTATAACCATTATGAAAATCGCAATCGCATCTGATTTATATTGGCCGATGATTAACGGAATATCGGTTTTTACTAAAAATTTGGCTGAAAAAATGTCCGCGCGCGGTCATGAAGTTGTCGTTTTTGCGCCAAGCCAAAACGGGGATTTTTATGTAGAAGAAGCCGACGGTTTTCGTGTAGTGAGGCTGACTTCTTATAATTTTCCATTTTATCCAAGTCAAACTAAGCCACTTGACCCACCCAAAACTCTTGCTGGCGGAAAAATCAAAGTTCCTCGTCTTTATCTCAACGACGGCTATCGCTTTTGTCTCGCGCCTTACGGCGAGATTAAGAAGTTTTGTAAATCTTATGATTTTATGCCTGATGTTGTTCATATTCAACTTCAGTTGATGGTTGGACAAAATATGATTAACTTTGCTAGAAAGAATCACATTCCGATTGTTTCCACCAATCATTCAAGCCCAGAGAATTTATTCGACAATCTTAAACTTCTTGCGCCCTTTTCGCCAGTTATTAACCGCGCGACAATTCTTTACACCAAGCGCTTTAATATTCAGGCGGATTATGCCACGATGCCGACGCGGCTTGCGATTGAGCGATTTTTTGGTGAAAAACACAATCAAAAAATGCCGATCGAAGCGGTGTCCAACGGTATTGATTTGAGCCGTTTTACGCCAGAAAAACCTTCGAAATACTTCTTCGAAAAGTTCGGGCTTGACCCTAAGCGCCCGATTGTTATGAATATTGGCCGAGTTGACGCGGAAAAACATATTTCTACGCTGATTTTGGCGTTTAATGAAGTTCTTCAAAAGGTCAAAGATGCGCAATTGGTTATCGTTGGCGATGGTACGGATCGCGTAAATCTGGAAAATCTAGTCTATCAACTCGGAATTCACGACCATGTTCATTTTATGGGTACGCAACTTGGTGATGATTTGGTCGAATTTCATCGTGCGGCGGATGTTTTTGTGAGCGCTAGTCCGACTGAAACGCAAGGAATTGTCTATCTCGAAGCCGCGGCTTGTGGTAAACCTGTGATCGGTGTTGATGTTGGTGCGGTTAAGGAGATTTGTCAAGACGGCGTGAACGGTTTTCTTTGCGAGACCGATAATGTTGAGCAAATCGCCGACAGCATTCATAAAATTTTAAGCGATAAAGTTTTAAGAGAAGAATTTTCTAAGAATTCTCTACAGATTATTAAGAAGCACGATCTCAATTATACGATTGAGAAGTTTGAAGAGATTTATAATTTCGTTATTGAAAAGAAAAAGAAAGAACCTCGCGGATTTCGAGCCAAGATTTCTGCCAAATTCAACAAAAAATGATACTCAGTGTAGATATTAGCGAGAAAAGTTTTGGCGACAAAGTCTTGCTGACGGGCGTGAAATTTGCCGTCGATAAAGGCGAGAAAGTTGGTCTTATTGGTCGAAATGGTATCGGTAAATCGACGCTGTTTAGCATTATCAAAGGCACGGATAAAGACTTCTCTGGCGAGGTGATTCTTCGTCGTGGGGCTGTGACGGCCTCTACCCGGCAAGAATACACCGATATCGATGGCCAAACTGTGATGGATTTTGTGCTCAATGATCTGCCAGATTACGCGCGCCTTTCTCATTTGGTCAAAACTTTGCCAGAAAAGATGGGGGATAATCTCAACTTGATTGAAAAATATTCCGCCGCGCTCGATGCCTTTCATCAGAAAGGATTTCATTATATTGAAGACAAAATCCGCGCTGAACTCTCCGACTTTGGCTTGAGCGGACTAGAGAATGCTCCGCTTCAGTCTTTATCTGGTGGGCAAAAACGCCTTGTCGATACTATTAAAATTATTCATTCTCAAGCCGATATTGCGCTGGTTGATGAGCCGACCAACTTTATGGATTTTGCCGCTAAGAAAAAGTTTCTCGACTGGATGAAAACTACACAAGACGCAGTTCTGGTCATTACTCACGACCGAGATGTTTTGGCGAATGTCGATAAAATCATTGAAATTCGCGATGGGCAAAGTTTGATTTTTAAGGGAAATTATGATGATTATTTGAAGCAGAACGCATTTTCGACAACCAATAAAATCCAAGATTACGAAAACACAGTCAAAACTATCGCCAATTTGCGTGAAAAGGTGAGAGAATATCAGCGGATGAAGGAACGCGCGCGCGACCCTGGCACAATTCAGCGGTTTAAGAGGCTTGAATCTAGGGCTCGCGATAATTTGGCGCAACTCGAAGCCATCGATCGCCCGACTTTTTGGATTGATGAAGAAAATGTTGAGGGGCTTAATTTTAAGGCGGCTGAGTCTTACCACAAATTCAAGGCGCGCAATGTTAAAATCTCAATGAAGTCCGAGGAAGAAAAATCTCGGCGAAGTTTGATTCGGGCGGAAAATTTGGCGCTTGGCTACGGCTCGCTCGAAGACGCGCTTGAAGGCGTTAACAACGCCAAGATTTTGTTTGAAAGCATCAATTTTGATTTGCGTTTTGGCGAAAAGTTGGAACTTCGCGGTCGCAATGGTGCTGGTAAATCGTCGCTCATTTCGGCGATTCTCTTCGGTGAGCATTATAGGGGTTTGGAGTTTTATGACGGCGAGATTTTTCGTGACGAAAATATCAAAATCGGCGTTTATGAGCAGGAGATTTCTGCCGATTTTTTGGAAATGCCACTCAAATTGGCGGTGGAGCGAGTTTATCTGGATCAAAATTTGTCCATCACCGAGACTAAAATCCGCCAACTTCTGGCGCAGTATCTTTTCATGGAAGAAGATTTTGATACGCCTGTCGGCAGATTGTCCGGTGGTCAGAAGGCACGTTTTCAACTTATAAAGATGTTGAGTAATGATCCGCAGATTTTGATTTTGGACGAGCCAACTTCACACCTTGACCTGCCAAGCATAGAGGAGTTGGAGGCGGCACTGCTTAAATTCTCCGGCGCCATCATCTATGTCAGCCACGATGATTATTTTCGCAAGAAGATTGGCGGTGAGATTGTCCAAATCGGAGCGGAATAACGTCAAAAATAAAAAAAGGGAGCCAAATGCTCCCAAAACTCAAACTCTCACTGCGCAGTGATGGATAAGGTCGCTTCTGACCCCGATTGCTTGCGAGCCTATTATTCTCGCATCAGCCATCACCCAATCTGGGAGAGATTCAACTTCTCGTTGATCTCTCGTAGTGAAAGTTGTGTCTAAAGGTTCGAAGAATGGCATTTTTTTGCCCTCCTTTGATTTTATTTTTGCCGATTTTAGTAATAACAATTTTAACGCTGAAAACCGCTTTTGTCAAGACTTTATTTGAATTTTACTATATAAAAATAAGCCGCCTTTCAATGGCGGTTATTTTTTGGTTTTAGGCTTCTTCTTCGGCTAATTTTTCTAGGTCTTTTTGCTCTTTTCTAAAGATCCATCCAAAGATTGTGCGCGCTATTGGGCCAGCAAAAGCCAAGTTTACGACCATCGCAGCGGGGAAATTTCGTAAAATATTCAATCCCCAGATTGGTAAAATCGCATCAATAGGAGCACCGTGAGTGACAGCGATAATTGACCCATATAACGACATTAAAATCACCATCGGCACGACCATTGAAAGCGTCATAGCGAGAATCTTTCTCCAGTGAGGTGTTGAATCTTTCATTAAGAATTTATGAGCAAAGACTTTTGCTGGCTTATTGA
This sequence is a window from bacterium. Protein-coding genes within it:
- a CDS encoding type IV secretion system DNA-binding domain-containing protein: MSAFFTFLFNPLVWLPIVLVLAYLTRQNYKKIDKIQALNTEAVLLALEIPKTNDKSELSAEQLFASLHGILRDAQELKNNGGVQEHLSFELVSTNGAIRFYVWVPKILQNFVEGQIYAQYPTVQIYESKDDYAAATNLKPVVYSAELELTDDEALPIKTFDGFEVDPLAGITGTLAKLDGTNDQIWTQVLIRPIADDWHKKSDEWIKKVKDGKKGFKLDWKWLVQAFGALIKPPESGEKKDEKKELSERDKTRVSKAEEKATKLGYRVKIRLAYLGDEETTARLQIQALTGTFKQFNSTNLNGFKMVRATFDRSNLDNFENREFFDGGFILNIKELASVWHLPHTNVETPNIVWASSKTAEPPSKLPILTGDHTVDENISAFGLTNFRGINHQFGMLRRDRSRHLYIIGQTGTGKSGALELLALSDIFHNEGYAIIDPHGDFAQNNLRFIPEHRLKDVVYFNPSDTEFPLGFNPLEVHDPARKTNISSEVIGVLKRMFGDSWGPRLEYILRWCLLTLLERPDTTMLDISRLLTDTEFRKETIDKYVEDKAIIKFWRDEFGQWSEKQINEAIAPILNKVGAFTTNPIIRNIIGQPKSTFNIRQIMDEGKILVVNLSKGLIGEDNAAILGSFLVTKIQLAAQSRADIERIEDRRPFHLYVDEFQNFATDSFAVILSEIRKYGLTLTVANQYVSQMTDSVRNAVFGNVGSMISFRVSVEDAPILAEQFKPQFDSSDLMSLNNRHFVMTMIINGEKSSPFSATTLTLPKPFNDQTFKIVENTRQTYAVPRAEAEKIVEAAVAIPQNMINKKMAEARGWDWSKPESYRQETQKPANRPNLRPSKAEIKPITPAFSGGKVDFSSNLNPKKISPNTAEQKEPNNGLKDISKLLEEKGINISKKKKPRHKRNVSGQEEPSNELKISR
- a CDS encoding sigma factor-like helix-turn-helix DNA-binding protein, with translation MEKKSQLIKNVLKVALEVVDNPREQEIISSRFGLNGKKETLEQIGERLNITRERVRQLEKAALIRLKIAAEKGVIEGLAEIEKAIIRILAENGRIIKVKQLTDIFFENEKADSAVLIFLSEVSAKLIFVPENDKYHAAIANADYGDERKIKASIDEIVNIIKKQKSPITLDDLDSKLAYEHPSQINAMASISKLLATLGGKWGLEKWPEVNPKNIRDKIFVVLGEEKKPMHFSEIAEKIQASNFSRKEVTTQAIHNELIKDKRFVLIGRGIYALDIWGFKKGTVADIIEAVLQEAGEPLFRDEIVKRVLEKRKVKETTVLLNLQSKKQFKRVAKATYQLAK
- the topA gene encoding type I DNA topoisomerase — its product is MKNLVIVESPAKAKTIEKYLGKDFTVMSSVGHIRAIAKKNKAGADAIETENGYKTTYEVDSAKKKTVAELRKAVKSAEEVWLATDEDREGEAIAWHLTEVLKLPIAKTKRIVFHEITKSAILEAIQNPRTIDMKMVQAQQARQILDRLVGFELSPVVWKKVPGGKSAGRVQSPAVKLLVEREREIDAFNGKSSFKITGEFASNSGETIKAELNQKFDTEEKAQDFLAQIKDAHFTVSSVSKSPASRNPSAPFTTSTLQQEANARLGFSAKTTMSAAQKLYQSGQITYMRTDSVNLSAQALAASAAFIKETFGENYHHFRTYKTKSAGAQEAHEAIRPTNIAKEVATGDQYAKKLYGLIRARTLASQMAPAQLEKTVVSVDISGQNYLFEAKGEVAIFDGFLKVYASSKKDEFLPTLNSGEALTFQEIIAKEVFQRPPARYTEGSLVKKLEDLGIGRPSTYATIIDTIQVRGYAEKGESEGQPRDAIQLKITPDNDEISKEILQEKSGSTKGKLVPTHIGGVMSDFLNEHFNQVVDYGWTANLENDFDKIATGEEERNTVLDEFYKPFHKLILESGGIDRSQVSQARELGVDPKTGKKVFARFGRFGPMIQLGDNKIEGEEVKFAPMPAGLKIETVSLQEALKMFQLPRTVGTTSTGEEIKANIGRFGPYIQVGKLFVSIKPLSPFEITEEEARMLYEEKLKAEANKNIADFGDGIKIINGRFGPYITDGTKNVKIPKDQTPSEITHEQARALLTAAPDKKSRTTTKKTTAKKSTAKKTSTKKKSTASKK
- a CDS encoding glycosyltransferase, with the protein product MKIAIASDLYWPMINGISVFTKNLAEKMSARGHEVVVFAPSQNGDFYVEEADGFRVVRLTSYNFPFYPSQTKPLDPPKTLAGGKIKVPRLYLNDGYRFCLAPYGEIKKFCKSYDFMPDVVHIQLQLMVGQNMINFARKNHIPIVSTNHSSPENLFDNLKLLAPFSPVINRATILYTKRFNIQADYATMPTRLAIERFFGEKHNQKMPIEAVSNGIDLSRFTPEKPSKYFFEKFGLDPKRPIVMNIGRVDAEKHISTLILAFNEVLQKVKDAQLVIVGDGTDRVNLENLVYQLGIHDHVHFMGTQLGDDLVEFHRAADVFVSASPTETQGIVYLEAAACGKPVIGVDVGAVKEICQDGVNGFLCETDNVEQIADSIHKILSDKVLREEFSKNSLQIIKKHDLNYTIEKFEEIYNFVIEKKKKEPRGFRAKISAKFNKK
- a CDS encoding ABC-F family ATP-binding cassette domain-containing protein, with the translated sequence MILSVDISEKSFGDKVLLTGVKFAVDKGEKVGLIGRNGIGKSTLFSIIKGTDKDFSGEVILRRGAVTASTRQEYTDIDGQTVMDFVLNDLPDYARLSHLVKTLPEKMGDNLNLIEKYSAALDAFHQKGFHYIEDKIRAELSDFGLSGLENAPLQSLSGGQKRLVDTIKIIHSQADIALVDEPTNFMDFAAKKKFLDWMKTTQDAVLVITHDRDVLANVDKIIEIRDGQSLIFKGNYDDYLKQNAFSTTNKIQDYENTVKTIANLREKVREYQRMKERARDPGTIQRFKRLESRARDNLAQLEAIDRPTFWIDEENVEGLNFKAAESYHKFKARNVKISMKSEEEKSRRSLIRAENLALGYGSLEDALEGVNNAKILFESINFDLRFGEKLELRGRNGAGKSSLISAILFGEHYRGLEFYDGEIFRDENIKIGVYEQEISADFLEMPLKLAVERVYLDQNLSITETKIRQLLAQYLFMEEDFDTPVGRLSGGQKARFQLIKMLSNDPQILILDEPTSHLDLPSIEELEAALLKFSGAIIYVSHDDYFRKKIGGEIVQIGAE
- a CDS encoding DUF2798 domain-containing protein gives rise to the protein MPKNRQEGIVFGFLMCFFMVLGMSIYVMLWQHGWTPQVITEAWLGLPLSFIVAFTLDELVVNKPAKVFAHKFLMKDSTPHWRKILAMTLSMVVPMVILMSLYGSIIAVTHGAPIDAILPIWGLNILRNFPAAMVVNLAFAGPIARTIFGWIFRKEQKDLEKLAEEEA